Genomic window (Thomasclavelia spiroformis DSM 1552):
AAGATCCTGCTTAGTTAATTGCCCAGTATGCCAATAGCCTTTTTTAGGACTTCTAAAGCATCCTGTGTATCTTTCAGTTCTTTTTTTAATCTGGCAATTTCTTTAGCTTCGTCACTTGAATAATTACCGCTTCCTCTTGAATTAATTACGCCGTCATTACTACTGGCATCTTTAAGCCATTTATGAACAGTGCTATCAGCAATACCAAACTGTTTAGCTATAGCTACTTTAGATTCATCAGGATGTTCTAAAACATATTGAACAACTCCCTGTTTAAATTCATCTGTAAATGTTGGTTTAGTCATCATCATATACCCCTTTTCTATTTTTGATTTAAGCTTATGACATTGTATCATATACTAGCTAGTTCTTCCATTTAACTGGTACAGTTTTTATTCTAGCATCAGAAAACGGGAAAAACTCTCACTTCGAGAACTGGAACAACAGATAAGACGGGATATTGAGGACGGTATCGACAGCACAGGCAAGAAAATGACGCTTTGTCAACTCTATTCCAAACAGAACGCACAGAGGGCAAATGTGAAGAAAAGCACAATGAAACAACGGGAACAACTCATGCGGTTATTGAAAGAGGACAAGTTAGGTGCTAGGAGCATTGATACGATAAAACCCTCTGACGCTAAAGAATGGGCGTTACGCATGAAAGACAAAGGCTTTTCCTACAATACCATTAACAACCATAAACGCTCGTTAAAAGCGTCATTCTATATCGCCATTCAAGACGATTGTGTAAGGAAAAACCCTTTTGATTTCAAGTTAAGTGAAGTCCTAGAAAATGATACCAAAGAGAAAGTCGCATTGACAGAGGAACAGGAACAAGCCTTACTCTCATTTATCAAGACGGACAATGTGTATCACAAGCATTATGATGATGTGCTGATATTATTAAAAACAGGACTTCGTATCTCGGAACTGTGCGGACTGACAGTAGCCGATATTGATTTCAAGAATGAAGTTGTGATTATCGACCACCAGTTACTAAAGAGCAAGGAACAGGGCTATTACATTGAAACGCCTAAAACAAAGAGCGGAATAAGGCAAGTGCCATTAAGCAGAGAAACAATACAGGCATTTCAACGGGTTATGAAGAAACGCCCAAAATCAGAACCATTTGTGATAGACGGACGGAGCAATTTCCTATTTGTCAATCATAAAGGCAAGCCCAAAGTTGCGATTGATTACAACGCCTTATTTGTCCGTATGGTAAAGAAATACAACAAGCACCACAAGGACAAGCCCTTGCCACATATCACACCGCATACGCTACGCCATACATTCTGCACAAGGCTGGCAAGCAAGAACATGAACCCGAAAGATTTACAGTATATCATGGGACATTCAAACATCAGTATCACAATGAACTGGTACGCTCATGCGTCCATAGATACCGCAAAATCAGAGGTTCAGCGTCTAATCGCATAGAAGTATTTACCACGATTTTAACCACGATTGATAGGGAAAATATAAGAAGATAGACCTAGATATGTGAGGTTTACCACAAAAGCAAAATGCCCGTAGAGCCTATAAAATAAGGCTTTGCGGACATTTAAGAAGATATGAAAAGATAGTCAAAAAGACATATATAATTTAGATGAAATTTTTATTTAAATACTTCAATTTCATGGAAATTAGTTTTATTATCATGTTTTCCAATCGATTTGCCTTGTGATATTGCTTTAAGTATTTTAGCAATTATTTTAGCAACAAAACTCAAAAAAAATGGAGGTTTACATGTTAAAAAAGATTTTAAATAAAGTTTTAAATGAACAAGAAATTAGTAATGATGAGGCT
Coding sequences:
- a CDS encoding transposase, producing the protein MIQCHKLKSKIEKGYMMMTKPTFTDEFKQGVVQYVLEHPDESKVAIAKQFGIADSTVHKWLKDASSNDGVINSRGSGNYSSDEAKEIARLKKELKDTQDALEVLKKAIGILGN